The stretch of DNA GATGTTATTGTAGTTGAAGGAGGTCCATTTAATAGATGTGAAAATACCACAGAAGCATATGCAAAAACAATTGCCGCTGCAAGGATATTATCTCCCGGAAAGGTCGTTGCTACTAATGGAGCTTATGAACATGAAGTTAGGGCAGGTCTGAGGTCTGGCTTAAACATGGTAATTACCGGTTTTCCAAAAAACCATCATGGTTATATGTGCGGTTTTGAGCCTGGAACTGCCAGAAGGGGAAAATTTGGTCTTCCAAGAGTTATTCAAATTATTAATGAGGAATTCCCAAATAGGGGGCTTCCAGTTCAAAGACCTGATTTGTTGTCATTGGCAACTGCTGTCAAAATTGCGGGACCTGAGTATGTATATCCGAGAAAAATTGGCGCTTATCATGTTGGTGATGCGCACTGGGCAACTTTGGTCAATTCCAGAATGTATCAAAATATAGAATTAAAACACACTTTAAATGAGATTGTTGCTTTGGCTGATGGAAATACAATTGCATTGCACGGTGGAAGGTTTATTTCATGGGTAATTGCCAATGAATTGGATAGGTATGTTGATGAGATTATAATTTCAGATGTTGATGATTGGGTATTAAAAAATACTGTTGAAAACCTGCAAAATGCATTGGATGCAACTATTATTGCTGAAAAGGATGATAATGTTGCAGCTAATGGCGCTGATTTTTCAATTGCTTCATCAACAATGATTCCAGTCAAAGAAAGCATTTTAAAGAAAGTGCCTAATGCATTAACAATTGTATAAATATTAACTTTTTATAAAAAATTATGCTTTAAAGTAGTATTATTTTTATAAAAAGTATTACTTTTTTTATTTTTATATTTTTTATTATATTTTCATTACTCAAAGAATTTTCATTGCTTTTTTTTAGGAATAACTTCTAAAATTATCTTTATTTTTATAAACAATGATGTTTGACAGTTAGTTTATCTTTTAAATTGATTTAAGGAATTTTTTTAATTATTATTTTTTATCAAAATATGAATT from Methanobrevibacter sp. YE315 encodes:
- the hmdC gene encoding 5,10-methenyltetrahydromethanopterin hydrogenase cofactor biosynthesis protein HmdC, coding for MYELIKDAVHDDDAAIEISKMDKDVTSVVDAISELSLEETMKLGMQFKRFPLGCDLTEVVVGTCASDLELMDLLGNCRLADMIGAPIHICAYAFSDIAEKFGMRGVEVMKKVHEIVDVPLDLDHFGENGAMRLPKNISGCGGECYNKGPAFTECPRGRIHERLIDKELAEKDDKEEWVKLSSSVAVNVTCEQTGDGHAAPLREAEDIANLAKKYGRGLESIMFVGDGYDEVITGFEKSIEIGADVIVVEGGPFNRCENTTEAYAKTIAAARILSPGKVVATNGAYEHEVRAGLRSGLNMVITGFPKNHHGYMCGFEPGTARRGKFGLPRVIQIINEEFPNRGLPVQRPDLLSLATAVKIAGPEYVYPRKIGAYHVGDAHWATLVNSRMYQNIELKHTLNEIVALADGNTIALHGGRFISWVIANELDRYVDEIIISDVDDWVLKNTVENLQNALDATIIAEKDDNVAANGADFSIASSTMIPVKESILKKVPNALTIV